One Luteolibacter flavescens DNA window includes the following coding sequences:
- a CDS encoding arabinan endo-1,5-alpha-L-arabinosidase → MLLFALAAVLPVRAQVPRDETYPRIHDPSTVVEENGATWCLSTGNGVLLLKREQDGRWKREAPLFKDYPAWHKTEVPENKGHLWAPDIIRVNDKWFIYYSVSSFGSNHSAIGLLTGKTLDPASKDYGWKDEGVVIRSRRPDRFNAIDPAVILDDGKLWMSYGSFWEGIFLIELDPETGLRKNHDAPLRLAMYPEIEAPFIHKNDGWYYLFVNWGKCCRGVDSTYEIRVGRSRKITGPYLDKDGTDMKDGGGSPFLATQGRHIGPGHASIFRERGKEWLVHHYYDRERRGRSDLRMLPLKWQEGWPAVE, encoded by the coding sequence ATGCTTCTCTTCGCCCTCGCTGCCGTGCTTCCGGTCCGGGCGCAGGTCCCGCGTGACGAGACCTACCCGCGCATCCACGACCCCTCCACGGTGGTCGAGGAGAACGGAGCGACATGGTGCCTCTCCACCGGCAATGGAGTACTGCTCCTGAAGCGCGAGCAGGACGGCAGATGGAAGCGGGAGGCTCCGCTCTTCAAGGACTATCCCGCTTGGCACAAGACCGAGGTGCCGGAGAACAAGGGGCACCTGTGGGCACCGGACATCATCCGAGTGAACGACAAGTGGTTCATCTACTACTCCGTCTCCAGCTTCGGCTCGAATCATTCCGCCATCGGGTTGCTCACCGGCAAGACGCTCGATCCCGCGTCAAAAGACTACGGCTGGAAAGACGAGGGCGTGGTCATCCGCTCGCGGCGGCCGGATCGCTTCAATGCCATCGACCCTGCGGTGATCCTCGACGACGGAAAGCTGTGGATGAGCTATGGTTCTTTCTGGGAAGGCATCTTCCTCATCGAGCTCGATCCTGAGACCGGGCTGAGGAAGAACCACGATGCGCCGCTGCGGCTCGCGATGTATCCGGAGATCGAGGCTCCCTTCATCCACAAGAACGACGGCTGGTACTACCTCTTCGTGAATTGGGGGAAGTGCTGCCGCGGCGTGGACAGCACCTACGAGATTCGCGTGGGCCGCAGCAGGAAGATCACCGGCCCGTATCTGGACAAGGATGGCACCGACATGAAGGACGGCGGCGGCTCGCCATTCCTCGCCACACAGGGCCGCCACATCGGACCCGGCCATGCCTCAATCTTCCGGGAGAGGGGCAAGGAATGGCTGGTCCATCACTACTACGACCGCGAGCGCCGTGGTCGCTCCGACCTGCGCATGCTGCCGCTCAAGTGGCAGGAGGGGTGGCCGGCTGTGGAGTAG
- a CDS encoding M56 family metallopeptidase, which translates to MKLPEHYLMTVVLHTAVLSAAVLVATLCFRSPQRVATTSLCGILAIAILPWFSAMRLAGRNSDPIEEGGSATLVSLPQWTVMTIPAGEAEAGPDAIPASFVALEGFTLALGIWLLGALISSALLFAAAGKIRRWRRGLAMPDDEAWQAILGASPENPDRRRFRIAPVDCSPCVAGFLRPLVVIPGFLLDPSMRRELGWALRHEMSHCRGHDSRWIIVLEWTRAIQWWNPFLHLLVSRWSMAREHVCDLAASEGDRPAYGEFLIEMAAKPTSRNPFAVTMVRSHRLKTLKARIVTVLKAAPGGPVRLERKVLFPVCLAMLGASLMISCVRIGEDHRDTTAASTPEKATRTSTSSDTLPAGKAAQIKINVKVLAPSDGPAAADGSIFTDAEMQQLMRTYAQKRGTMLMTMPSVTAKTGETAFLEIVREHPDDPPWSIDLKRPQARPNRFVGWSLRITPALDGGKVKVSADINYGFIPRAHYSMNTPSDGMFDNESKINWKKLQRKVARGIGRLSPGETVAINLGEVESRCFPTIFITAVPIDAVGREIKDLR; encoded by the coding sequence ATGAAACTGCCCGAGCACTACCTGATGACGGTCGTCCTTCACACCGCCGTTCTTTCCGCTGCGGTTCTCGTGGCCACACTATGCTTCAGGAGTCCGCAGCGCGTCGCGACGACTTCACTGTGCGGCATCTTGGCCATAGCGATCCTTCCGTGGTTTTCCGCCATGAGGCTTGCTGGCAGGAACAGCGATCCCATTGAAGAAGGAGGCAGTGCCACCTTGGTGAGCCTGCCGCAATGGACCGTCATGACAATTCCCGCCGGGGAAGCAGAGGCAGGCCCGGATGCTATCCCGGCCTCGTTCGTCGCCCTCGAAGGATTCACCCTGGCCCTCGGAATCTGGTTGCTCGGCGCGCTGATTTCGTCGGCACTGCTCTTTGCCGCCGCGGGCAAGATCCGGCGTTGGCGGAGAGGTCTCGCCATGCCTGATGACGAGGCGTGGCAAGCTATCCTCGGAGCATCACCGGAAAACCCGGATCGACGCCGCTTCCGGATTGCTCCGGTGGATTGCAGCCCGTGCGTCGCCGGATTCCTCCGACCGCTGGTCGTGATCCCGGGCTTCCTGCTCGACCCATCCATGCGCAGGGAACTCGGCTGGGCTCTCCGCCACGAAATGAGTCACTGCCGGGGCCACGACTCCCGGTGGATCATCGTGCTGGAGTGGACCCGCGCCATCCAGTGGTGGAATCCCTTCCTCCACCTGCTCGTCTCGCGCTGGAGCATGGCCCGTGAACACGTCTGTGATCTGGCTGCGAGCGAAGGTGATCGCCCCGCATATGGCGAGTTCCTCATCGAAATGGCCGCCAAGCCCACATCACGGAATCCCTTCGCCGTGACCATGGTGCGGAGCCACCGACTGAAGACCCTGAAGGCCCGCATCGTCACCGTGCTGAAAGCCGCACCCGGAGGCCCGGTCCGCCTCGAAAGGAAAGTCCTCTTCCCTGTCTGCCTCGCGATGCTGGGAGCGTCGCTGATGATTTCCTGCGTGCGCATCGGGGAAGACCATCGTGACACGACCGCCGCCAGCACCCCGGAGAAGGCGACCCGCACCAGCACATCCAGCGACACGCTGCCCGCCGGGAAAGCCGCCCAGATCAAGATCAACGTGAAGGTGCTGGCCCCCTCCGATGGCCCGGCAGCCGCGGACGGCAGCATTTTCACCGATGCGGAAATGCAGCAACTCATGAGGACCTACGCCCAGAAGCGGGGCACCATGCTGATGACCATGCCTTCCGTCACGGCGAAGACTGGCGAGACCGCCTTTCTCGAAATCGTCCGCGAACACCCGGACGATCCACCGTGGAGCATCGACCTCAAGCGCCCGCAGGCCCGCCCGAATCGCTTCGTCGGCTGGAGCCTCCGGATCACGCCGGCCCTTGACGGCGGAAAGGTCAAGGTCAGCGCCGACATCAACTACGGCTTCATCCCGCGCGCCCACTATTCCATGAACACACCTTCCGACGGCATGTTCGACAACGAGAGCAAGATCAACTGGAAGAAGCTGCAGCGGAAGGTTGCGAGGGGCATCGGCAGACTGTCCCCCGGAGAGACCGTGGCGATCAACTTGGGCGAGGTGGAATCTCGTTGCTTCCCCACCATTTTCATCACGGCGGTCCCCATCGACGCCGTCGGGCGAGAGATCAAGGACCTCCGGTGA
- a CDS encoding FG-GAP repeat protein, which produces MKLLRLLLGLALASSSLHAAPTPLGQLTPLGDSSYGSAMDASGTYAVVGCRMRAVDIGAVAPRTVELLERNPASGVWARAKVFTAPDPGLYFGWSVAIDGDNVVVGAPSLLGAGQEQPGEGVNGRVYVYSRNSGGTNAWGLQRTIVGPSEGTGAHVSLSGTHFAVGTPALLAGDVGRIQIHERNQGGAANWGQTAQIYNPQMGGSKGPGTLRFGTNFDLHGEVLVCGAIDDFEESTVVRTFLRNQGGPNVWGLSQTLPPMQPGYRQGLQVAVHGGRMVATGMTTENVPYLKIYWKDSGGLFTTSTAYMPVAGSTPRRVAINDELYVTMDREDSGDVRVTVSVWDGTTGDYYFEHSSRIIGREDLPTATYALAVATDGVLAGLDRVAGDPPSHRAGIIRPLSRNAGGANQFGPLSPIIPNAPGSGSFGRAMALAGNYLIVGESDAAVGGTDRGTAYLFQRMRSSFAPAAEEWRLRARLGPPTGVDAEDFGSSVAIGTGGMIAIGAPGAAAGGNAHLFQISAWGYPAFLTTLNRGMPTGDIRFGSAVAVVNNSEVLVGAPGADVDGTNAGAVYRYVRGASSWGWSSLLRTDADGSPAGDGFGNSLSFSSNRLAVGALSDENNGAVYMYDRSTAGAYTQAAKLQPSESGHGLFGLTVALREDRLVSGTFSLGKGEAFVFERGPGGWSQVARLGPASLDNFDSFGSSLAIGRDFIIAGAPGDDGVPIAPSSNRGIAYQFRRGPTTWTASNSLTPDYLNDSGSLLITGASEQRFGSGMAGSGDYFAIASPGYDAVGTDTGIVRFYRYGGFEQWAESESLPANLSGLHDDPDQDGQSNLLEYAAGSDPNDGSSMAQLAYSFVTSGGATYFHGRLLKPTSPERRGITYQLQGGTNLAIMSPSQVTGVVEDASEISGRYFQPLSTTPKAFLRLSVDYAGSVAP; this is translated from the coding sequence ATGAAACTCCTTCGACTGCTTCTCGGACTGGCCCTTGCATCATCCTCGCTGCATGCCGCCCCTACTCCTCTCGGGCAATTGACCCCGCTCGGAGACTCGTCCTACGGCAGCGCCATGGATGCCAGCGGGACCTACGCCGTGGTCGGCTGCCGCATGAGGGCCGTGGACATCGGCGCGGTGGCACCCCGCACCGTGGAGCTGCTGGAGAGGAATCCGGCGAGCGGCGTCTGGGCGCGGGCGAAAGTGTTCACCGCACCTGATCCGGGACTCTACTTCGGATGGTCCGTCGCGATCGATGGCGACAATGTAGTCGTGGGTGCCCCGTCGCTTCTCGGTGCCGGACAAGAGCAGCCCGGGGAAGGCGTGAATGGCCGCGTGTATGTGTATTCGAGGAATTCCGGCGGGACCAATGCCTGGGGCCTCCAGCGAACCATCGTGGGGCCCAGCGAGGGCACAGGCGCGCACGTCTCGCTCTCCGGCACGCATTTCGCCGTGGGCACCCCTGCCCTGCTGGCCGGGGATGTCGGCCGTATCCAGATCCACGAACGGAATCAGGGCGGCGCGGCGAATTGGGGTCAGACTGCACAGATCTACAATCCCCAGATGGGTGGCTCCAAGGGACCGGGCACACTCCGCTTCGGGACGAATTTCGACCTGCACGGCGAGGTGCTGGTTTGCGGTGCCATCGATGACTTCGAGGAAAGTACCGTCGTGCGGACATTCCTCCGCAACCAGGGCGGACCGAATGTCTGGGGACTCTCGCAGACGCTTCCGCCCATGCAACCGGGCTACCGGCAGGGCCTGCAGGTGGCCGTCCACGGCGGACGCATGGTCGCCACCGGCATGACCACCGAGAACGTGCCGTACCTGAAGATCTACTGGAAGGACTCCGGCGGTCTCTTCACCACCAGCACCGCCTACATGCCGGTGGCCGGATCGACTCCGCGCCGGGTGGCGATCAATGACGAGCTCTACGTCACGATGGATCGCGAGGACAGCGGCGACGTCCGGGTGACCGTGAGCGTGTGGGATGGCACCACGGGTGATTATTACTTCGAGCACTCCAGCCGGATCATCGGCCGGGAGGACCTGCCGACTGCCACCTACGCCCTCGCCGTGGCCACGGATGGCGTGCTCGCGGGCCTCGACCGGGTGGCCGGAGATCCGCCGTCCCACAGGGCGGGCATCATCCGCCCGCTGAGCCGGAATGCCGGTGGAGCGAATCAATTCGGCCCGCTTTCCCCCATCATTCCGAATGCCCCCGGCTCCGGCAGCTTCGGACGCGCCATGGCTCTCGCGGGGAATTATCTGATCGTCGGTGAGTCGGATGCGGCGGTCGGCGGGACCGACCGCGGCACGGCCTACCTTTTCCAACGCATGCGGAGCAGCTTCGCCCCGGCTGCTGAGGAATGGCGGCTCCGCGCCCGGCTCGGCCCGCCCACCGGCGTCGATGCCGAGGACTTCGGCTCCTCGGTCGCGATCGGCACGGGCGGAATGATTGCCATCGGTGCCCCGGGCGCCGCGGCCGGAGGAAACGCCCATCTTTTCCAGATCTCGGCGTGGGGATATCCCGCATTTCTCACCACCCTCAACCGCGGCATGCCCACCGGCGACATCCGCTTCGGCAGTGCGGTGGCGGTGGTCAATAACAGCGAAGTCCTCGTCGGCGCTCCCGGAGCGGATGTCGACGGGACAAACGCCGGGGCTGTCTATCGATACGTCAGAGGAGCCAGCAGTTGGGGATGGTCCTCGCTCCTGAGAACGGACGCCGACGGCAGCCCCGCAGGAGACGGATTCGGCAACAGCCTCTCTTTTTCCAGCAACCGCCTCGCGGTCGGGGCCCTGTCGGACGAGAACAATGGCGCGGTTTACATGTATGATCGCTCGACCGCCGGTGCCTACACGCAGGCAGCGAAGCTCCAGCCGTCGGAAAGCGGGCACGGGCTCTTCGGCCTCACGGTCGCACTGCGGGAGGATCGGCTGGTTTCCGGCACCTTCAGCCTCGGCAAGGGCGAGGCATTCGTCTTCGAAAGAGGCCCCGGTGGCTGGTCGCAGGTCGCCCGGCTTGGCCCGGCCAGCCTGGACAATTTCGACAGCTTTGGCAGCTCCCTCGCGATCGGCCGCGACTTCATCATCGCCGGAGCGCCGGGAGACGACGGGGTGCCCATCGCGCCTTCCAGCAACCGCGGCATTGCCTATCAATTCCGCCGCGGTCCCACCACGTGGACGGCATCTAACAGCCTGACGCCCGATTACTTGAATGACTCCGGCAGTCTCCTCATCACCGGTGCCTCCGAGCAGCGGTTCGGCTCCGGCATGGCAGGCAGCGGCGACTACTTTGCCATCGCATCACCGGGCTACGACGCGGTCGGCACGGACACCGGCATCGTCCGCTTTTATCGCTACGGGGGCTTCGAGCAGTGGGCGGAAAGCGAAAGCTTGCCCGCGAATCTTTCCGGCCTCCACGACGACCCGGACCAGGACGGACAGTCGAACCTTCTGGAATACGCCGCCGGTAGCGATCCGAACGACGGCAGCAGCATGGCACAACTGGCCTACTCCTTCGTCACCAGCGGTGGTGCGACTTACTTCCATGGACGCCTCCTCAAACCGACATCGCCGGAGAGGCGCGGGATCACCTACCAGCTACAGGGAGGCACCAATCTGGCCATCATGTCGCCATCGCAGGTGACCGGCGTGGTGGAAGACGCCTCGGAAATCAGCGGCCGCTACTTCCAGCCGCTGTCCACGACTCCGAAGGCTTTCCTCCGGCTGAGCGTGGATTACGCCGGCTCAGTCGCCCCATGA
- a CDS encoding cation:proton antiporter has protein sequence MAVILVVCRLVGILAKKVGQPQVVGEMIAGVLIGPSLLGYFFPDLMKSIFTPESRGILYAGAQLGVGLYMFLVGLEFNTDHFRSRAKSAACVSIAGMVVPFILGALLVLWLQHVPGIFSPKVRYFEGALFLGAAIAITAFPMLARIISERGLSGTSLGTLALAAGAIDDAAAWCVLAVVLATFGASHPLVIGDISIGAEVVAIGGSAIYGVLALTVGRKWLSALGRAAERKGEVSQPMMALVLALFCLAAWYADIIGVHAVFGGFILGIAMPRGVFADDIRKKIEPFAVVFLLPMFFTFSGLNTKLNVLIDPKLMLIGVVVLLASVLGKGVACWAAARLNGEDNATSLAVGTLMNARGLMELIIINIGLQRGIIGEALFSILVVMAIVTTLMASPVFELVYGRKKRLAEVPEGAAGA, from the coding sequence ATGGCCGTTATCCTGGTTGTCTGCCGATTGGTCGGGATTCTCGCGAAAAAGGTGGGGCAGCCGCAGGTGGTGGGGGAAATGATCGCGGGCGTGCTCATCGGGCCGTCGCTGCTCGGCTACTTCTTCCCGGACCTGATGAAGTCGATCTTCACTCCGGAGTCTCGGGGCATCCTGTATGCAGGCGCGCAGCTCGGTGTGGGGCTCTACATGTTCCTCGTCGGCCTGGAGTTCAATACGGACCACTTCCGCTCGCGGGCGAAGAGCGCGGCGTGCGTCTCCATCGCGGGGATGGTGGTGCCATTCATCCTCGGGGCGCTGCTGGTCCTCTGGCTGCAGCACGTGCCCGGCATCTTTTCTCCAAAGGTGCGCTATTTCGAAGGCGCGCTTTTCCTCGGTGCGGCGATTGCGATCACGGCCTTCCCGATGCTCGCCCGCATCATCTCGGAGCGGGGGCTCTCCGGCACCTCGCTGGGCACGCTGGCGCTCGCCGCGGGTGCCATCGACGATGCAGCCGCCTGGTGTGTGCTGGCCGTGGTGCTGGCGACCTTCGGTGCCTCGCATCCGTTGGTCATCGGTGACATTTCCATCGGTGCCGAGGTCGTGGCCATCGGCGGATCGGCGATCTATGGCGTGCTCGCGTTGACCGTGGGCCGGAAATGGCTGTCCGCGCTGGGCCGCGCCGCCGAGCGCAAGGGCGAGGTTTCCCAGCCGATGATGGCGCTGGTGCTCGCACTTTTCTGCCTTGCCGCCTGGTATGCGGACATCATCGGCGTGCACGCGGTCTTCGGCGGCTTCATCCTCGGCATTGCGATGCCGCGCGGGGTCTTCGCCGACGACATCCGGAAGAAGATCGAGCCCTTCGCTGTGGTCTTCCTCCTGCCGATGTTCTTCACCTTCTCCGGCCTGAATACGAAGTTGAACGTGCTGATCGATCCCAAGCTGATGCTCATCGGCGTGGTCGTCCTGCTCGCCTCGGTGCTGGGCAAGGGCGTGGCCTGCTGGGCCGCGGCCCGTCTCAATGGCGAGGACAATGCCACCTCCCTTGCCGTGGGTACTCTGATGAATGCCCGCGGCCTGATGGAGCTGATCATCATCAATATCGGCCTCCAGCGCGGGATCATCGGCGAGGCGCTCTTCTCGATCCTCGTGGTGATGGCGATCGTCACCACCCTGATGGCGTCGCCGGTCTTCGAGTTGGTTTACGGACGAAAGAAGAGGCTGGCTGAAGTGCCGGAAGGCGCGGCGGGAGCGTGA
- a CDS encoding BlaI/MecI/CopY family transcriptional regulator: MKSLPPLSPGEQALMDLIWQQQPLSVATLLEMVNAGRDEAISRNTLQTQLTRLEAKGWLKHDDSDRVRMYRAAVTERRGRGKILTELKQRLFGGSGISLVRCLVEEGGLNDAELKELKGLIDSHRKGGKP, translated from the coding sequence ATGAAATCCCTTCCCCCGCTGTCGCCTGGCGAGCAGGCCTTGATGGACCTGATCTGGCAGCAGCAGCCTCTGTCCGTTGCCACCCTGCTGGAGATGGTGAATGCCGGGCGCGACGAGGCTATCTCCCGCAATACCCTGCAGACCCAGCTCACCCGCCTGGAGGCAAAGGGCTGGCTGAAGCATGACGACAGCGATCGCGTCCGGATGTATCGCGCCGCCGTCACCGAAAGGCGGGGGCGCGGGAAGATCCTCACCGAGTTGAAGCAACGCCTCTTCGGCGGCTCCGGCATCTCGCTCGTCCGTTGCCTCGTGGAAGAAGGCGGCCTGAACGATGCGGAGCTGAAGGAGTTGAAGGGCCTCATCGATAGCCACCGGAAGGGAGGCAAGCCATGA